In Cataglyphis hispanica isolate Lineage 1 chromosome 22, ULB_Chis1_1.0, whole genome shotgun sequence, a single window of DNA contains:
- the LOC126857570 gene encoding RUN and FYVE domain-containing protein 2-like isoform X1, translating to MRQESLTGLKLRPPGDHGGVHHGGVMLEEDMAGAQDTIYLCNFRVSVDGEWLCLKELQDVEFSLQDSMRSPSPPLALSGINYHHDHDHHHHHQQQLSEQRKLRDIMPPSPPPLQHVSSLSRDPVIIERSNLVNISKLIVKELIETSLKYGRMLDSDHMPLQHFFIVLEHVLRHGLRPKKGLLGPKKELWDILQLVEKYCPEAQDITSSIRDLPTVRTAMGRARAWLRMALMQKKLADYLKVLIDHKDDILSEYFEPDALMMSEEAIVVMGLLVGLNVIDCNFCVKEEDLDCQQGVIDFSLYLRNSNHIPGESPDDELENDNMTTVLDQKNYIEELNRHLNATVTNLQAKVESLTTTNALMKEDLAIAKNNILSVQEENRQLKKELGIEIKDANENGKVPLKITETTAEIEELRSRLESEKKSRQDLEKELELQISMKSEMEVAMKLLEKDIHEKQDTIISLRRQLEDIKLINLEMYKKLQECEGSLKHKTELITKLEAKTLSMTETIQKMDEKCKEMDGVRSGAEERVRILGAEAAEREARTNGVERELRLEREWRTSLQETSISNTEKISQLHQEIDQLKRVSERYLTLQEEYYALKEVCSEQERTLEELGGQLSAAKLAAVELREAADNAQQQQQSALQEGSVTWANDRLVTQCKGCNREFNMTRRKHHCRNCGNIFCNACSDNTTVLPNSAKPVRVCDECYVLLVSRDSVMR from the exons ATGCGGCAGGAATCCCTGACCGGTCTTAAATTGCGACCACCGGGTGATCACGGTGGTGTACATCACGGCGGAGTCATGTTGGAGGAAGATATGGCTGGTGCTCAAGACACGATATATCTGTGCAATTTTCGTGTGTCAGTAGACGGCGAATGGCTCTGTCTAAAGGAGCTTCAGGATGTCGAGTTCTCGTTACAAGACTCGATGCGATCACCATCACCACCGCTCGCTCTTAGTGgtattaattatcatcatgATCatgatcatcatcatcatcatcagcaACAGCTTTCTGAACAACGAAAGCTTCGCGATATTATGCCACCAAGTCCACCGCCATTGCAGCACGTCTCCAGCTTGT CACGGGATCCGGTGATCATCGAGAGGAGTAATCTCGTTAACATTTCAAAACTAATTGTCAAGGAATTGATCGAAACGTCTTTGAAATATGGTCGTATGCTCGATTCTGATCACATGCCATTGCAACATTTTTTCATCGTCCTTGAACATGTGCTTAGGCATGGTTTACGGCCGAAGAAG GGTCTTCTCGGACCCAAGAAGGAGCTGTGGGATATTCTCCAGCTTGTAGAGAAATATTGTCCCGAAGCACAAGATATTACGTCCAGCATTCGTGATTTACCAACTGTTAG GACGGCTATGGGTAGGGCGCGTGCTTGGCTGCGTATGGCATTAATGCAAAAGAAATTAGCGGATTATCTGAAAGTTCTAATAGATCACAAAGATGATATTCTATCTGAATATTTTGAACCAGATGCTCTGATGATGAGCGAGGAGGCCATCGTAGTGATGGGTTTGTTAGTTGGATTAAATGTGATCGATTGCAATTTTTGCGTAAAG GAAGAAGACCTCGACTGTCAGCAAGGCGTAATCgacttttcattatatttgcgCAACAGTAATCATATACCTGGTGAATCGCCAGACGATGAACTCGAAAACGACAATATGACTACAGTGCtagatcaaaaaaattatatcgaagaGCTCAATCGacatttaaa CGCAACGGTAACGAATCTCCAAGCTAAAGTAGAATCTCTAACAACAACGAATGCTCTTATGAAAGAAGATCTCGCTATTGCtaagaataacattttatcagttcaagaagaaaatagacaactaaaaaaagaacttgGTATCGAGATTAAAGATGCAAATgag AACGGAAAGGTACCTCTTAAAATAACAGAAACCACTGCGGAAATAGAAGAACTTAGAAGCAGATTAGAATCTGAAAAGAAATCTCGGCaagatttagaaaaagaattggaATTGCAG ATTAGTATGAAATCCGAAATGGAAGTAGCTATGAAGTTGTTAGAGAAGGATATACATGAGAAGCAAGATACTATAATATCTTTAAGGCGACAGCTGGAGGATATCAAATTGATCAACTTGGAAATGTACAAAAAGCTGCag GAGTGCGAAGGCTCGCTTAAGCATAAGACAGAACTAATCACAAAACTGGAAGCTAAAACACTGTCGATGACTGAGACCATCCAAAAAATGGATGAGAA GTGTAAGGAGATGGATGGTGTCAGGTCGGGAGCGGAGGAGAGGGTGAGAATCCTGGGCGCCGAGGCCGCTGAACGGGAAGCACGGACGAATGGGGTCGAGAGGGAATTGCGACTCGAGCGCGAATGGAGAACCTCCTTGCAGGAAACATCGATCTCTAACACGGAGAAGATCTCTCAATTACATCAGGAGATCGATCAGTTGAAACGGGTGTCCGAG AGATACTTGACGCTGCAAGAGGAGTATTACGCGTTGAAGGAGGTATGCAGCGAGCAGGAACGAACTCTGGAGGAACTTGGGGGACAATTGAGCGCGGCCAAATTAGCGGCGGTCGAACTGCGCGAGGCCGCTGACAACGctcaacagcagcagcagtcgGCGCTGCAAGAGGGCTCGGTAACCTGGGCGAACGATCGCCTGGTCACCCAATGCAAAGGGTGCAACCGTGAGTTCAACATGACTCGTCGCAAG CACCATTGTCGCAATTGTGGGAATATTTTCTGTAACGCCTGCAGTGACAATACTACAGTCTTGCCGAATTCAGCGAAACCAGTGCGCGTTTGTGACGAATGTTACGTACTCCTGGTTAGTCGTGATTCGGTGATGCGTTAA
- the LOC126857570 gene encoding RUN and FYVE domain-containing protein 2-like isoform X2, producing the protein MRQESLTGLKLRPPGDHGGVHHGGVMLEEDMAGAQDTIYLCNFRVSVDGEWLCLKELQDVEFSLQDSMRSPSPPLALSARDPVIIERSNLVNISKLIVKELIETSLKYGRMLDSDHMPLQHFFIVLEHVLRHGLRPKKGLLGPKKELWDILQLVEKYCPEAQDITSSIRDLPTVRTAMGRARAWLRMALMQKKLADYLKVLIDHKDDILSEYFEPDALMMSEEAIVVMGLLVGLNVIDCNFCVKEEDLDCQQGVIDFSLYLRNSNHIPGESPDDELENDNMTTVLDQKNYIEELNRHLNATVTNLQAKVESLTTTNALMKEDLAIAKNNILSVQEENRQLKKELGIEIKDANENGKVPLKITETTAEIEELRSRLESEKKSRQDLEKELELQISMKSEMEVAMKLLEKDIHEKQDTIISLRRQLEDIKLINLEMYKKLQECEGSLKHKTELITKLEAKTLSMTETIQKMDEKCKEMDGVRSGAEERVRILGAEAAEREARTNGVERELRLEREWRTSLQETSISNTEKISQLHQEIDQLKRVSERYLTLQEEYYALKEVCSEQERTLEELGGQLSAAKLAAVELREAADNAQQQQQSALQEGSVTWANDRLVTQCKGCNREFNMTRRKHHCRNCGNIFCNACSDNTTVLPNSAKPVRVCDECYVLLVSRDSVMR; encoded by the exons ATGCGGCAGGAATCCCTGACCGGTCTTAAATTGCGACCACCGGGTGATCACGGTGGTGTACATCACGGCGGAGTCATGTTGGAGGAAGATATGGCTGGTGCTCAAGACACGATATATCTGTGCAATTTTCGTGTGTCAGTAGACGGCGAATGGCTCTGTCTAAAGGAGCTTCAGGATGTCGAGTTCTCGTTACAAGACTCGATGCGATCACCATCACCACCGCTCGCTCTTAGTG CACGGGATCCGGTGATCATCGAGAGGAGTAATCTCGTTAACATTTCAAAACTAATTGTCAAGGAATTGATCGAAACGTCTTTGAAATATGGTCGTATGCTCGATTCTGATCACATGCCATTGCAACATTTTTTCATCGTCCTTGAACATGTGCTTAGGCATGGTTTACGGCCGAAGAAG GGTCTTCTCGGACCCAAGAAGGAGCTGTGGGATATTCTCCAGCTTGTAGAGAAATATTGTCCCGAAGCACAAGATATTACGTCCAGCATTCGTGATTTACCAACTGTTAG GACGGCTATGGGTAGGGCGCGTGCTTGGCTGCGTATGGCATTAATGCAAAAGAAATTAGCGGATTATCTGAAAGTTCTAATAGATCACAAAGATGATATTCTATCTGAATATTTTGAACCAGATGCTCTGATGATGAGCGAGGAGGCCATCGTAGTGATGGGTTTGTTAGTTGGATTAAATGTGATCGATTGCAATTTTTGCGTAAAG GAAGAAGACCTCGACTGTCAGCAAGGCGTAATCgacttttcattatatttgcgCAACAGTAATCATATACCTGGTGAATCGCCAGACGATGAACTCGAAAACGACAATATGACTACAGTGCtagatcaaaaaaattatatcgaagaGCTCAATCGacatttaaa CGCAACGGTAACGAATCTCCAAGCTAAAGTAGAATCTCTAACAACAACGAATGCTCTTATGAAAGAAGATCTCGCTATTGCtaagaataacattttatcagttcaagaagaaaatagacaactaaaaaaagaacttgGTATCGAGATTAAAGATGCAAATgag AACGGAAAGGTACCTCTTAAAATAACAGAAACCACTGCGGAAATAGAAGAACTTAGAAGCAGATTAGAATCTGAAAAGAAATCTCGGCaagatttagaaaaagaattggaATTGCAG ATTAGTATGAAATCCGAAATGGAAGTAGCTATGAAGTTGTTAGAGAAGGATATACATGAGAAGCAAGATACTATAATATCTTTAAGGCGACAGCTGGAGGATATCAAATTGATCAACTTGGAAATGTACAAAAAGCTGCag GAGTGCGAAGGCTCGCTTAAGCATAAGACAGAACTAATCACAAAACTGGAAGCTAAAACACTGTCGATGACTGAGACCATCCAAAAAATGGATGAGAA GTGTAAGGAGATGGATGGTGTCAGGTCGGGAGCGGAGGAGAGGGTGAGAATCCTGGGCGCCGAGGCCGCTGAACGGGAAGCACGGACGAATGGGGTCGAGAGGGAATTGCGACTCGAGCGCGAATGGAGAACCTCCTTGCAGGAAACATCGATCTCTAACACGGAGAAGATCTCTCAATTACATCAGGAGATCGATCAGTTGAAACGGGTGTCCGAG AGATACTTGACGCTGCAAGAGGAGTATTACGCGTTGAAGGAGGTATGCAGCGAGCAGGAACGAACTCTGGAGGAACTTGGGGGACAATTGAGCGCGGCCAAATTAGCGGCGGTCGAACTGCGCGAGGCCGCTGACAACGctcaacagcagcagcagtcgGCGCTGCAAGAGGGCTCGGTAACCTGGGCGAACGATCGCCTGGTCACCCAATGCAAAGGGTGCAACCGTGAGTTCAACATGACTCGTCGCAAG CACCATTGTCGCAATTGTGGGAATATTTTCTGTAACGCCTGCAGTGACAATACTACAGTCTTGCCGAATTCAGCGAAACCAGTGCGCGTTTGTGACGAATGTTACGTACTCCTGGTTAGTCGTGATTCGGTGATGCGTTAA
- the LOC126857570 gene encoding RUN and FYVE domain-containing protein 2-like isoform X3, translating to MAAESSDGLPISPSEKSLTGSLASDENEKSVSRSPSSYSIREDKWPDLVVSRPRKLDAWWLPRPRDPVIIERSNLVNISKLIVKELIETSLKYGRMLDSDHMPLQHFFIVLEHVLRHGLRPKKGLLGPKKELWDILQLVEKYCPEAQDITSSIRDLPTVRTAMGRARAWLRMALMQKKLADYLKVLIDHKDDILSEYFEPDALMMSEEAIVVMGLLVGLNVIDCNFCVKEEDLDCQQGVIDFSLYLRNSNHIPGESPDDELENDNMTTVLDQKNYIEELNRHLNATVTNLQAKVESLTTTNALMKEDLAIAKNNILSVQEENRQLKKELGIEIKDANENGKVPLKITETTAEIEELRSRLESEKKSRQDLEKELELQISMKSEMEVAMKLLEKDIHEKQDTIISLRRQLEDIKLINLEMYKKLQECEGSLKHKTELITKLEAKTLSMTETIQKMDEKCKEMDGVRSGAEERVRILGAEAAEREARTNGVERELRLEREWRTSLQETSISNTEKISQLHQEIDQLKRVSERYLTLQEEYYALKEVCSEQERTLEELGGQLSAAKLAAVELREAADNAQQQQQSALQEGSVTWANDRLVTQCKGCNREFNMTRRKHHCRNCGNIFCNACSDNTTVLPNSAKPVRVCDECYVLLVSRDSVMR from the exons ATGGCCGCGGAAAGTAGCGACGGTTTGCCAATATCCCCGTCCGAGAAATCGCTCACCGGTAGTCTAGCATCTGACGAAAATGAGAAAAGTGTCTCGCGTTCGCCGTCGAGTTACTCTATACGGGAGGACAAATGGCCGGATCTCGTTGTGTCCAGACCCAGAAAGCTGGATGCCTGGTGGTTGCCGAGAC CACGGGATCCGGTGATCATCGAGAGGAGTAATCTCGTTAACATTTCAAAACTAATTGTCAAGGAATTGATCGAAACGTCTTTGAAATATGGTCGTATGCTCGATTCTGATCACATGCCATTGCAACATTTTTTCATCGTCCTTGAACATGTGCTTAGGCATGGTTTACGGCCGAAGAAG GGTCTTCTCGGACCCAAGAAGGAGCTGTGGGATATTCTCCAGCTTGTAGAGAAATATTGTCCCGAAGCACAAGATATTACGTCCAGCATTCGTGATTTACCAACTGTTAG GACGGCTATGGGTAGGGCGCGTGCTTGGCTGCGTATGGCATTAATGCAAAAGAAATTAGCGGATTATCTGAAAGTTCTAATAGATCACAAAGATGATATTCTATCTGAATATTTTGAACCAGATGCTCTGATGATGAGCGAGGAGGCCATCGTAGTGATGGGTTTGTTAGTTGGATTAAATGTGATCGATTGCAATTTTTGCGTAAAG GAAGAAGACCTCGACTGTCAGCAAGGCGTAATCgacttttcattatatttgcgCAACAGTAATCATATACCTGGTGAATCGCCAGACGATGAACTCGAAAACGACAATATGACTACAGTGCtagatcaaaaaaattatatcgaagaGCTCAATCGacatttaaa CGCAACGGTAACGAATCTCCAAGCTAAAGTAGAATCTCTAACAACAACGAATGCTCTTATGAAAGAAGATCTCGCTATTGCtaagaataacattttatcagttcaagaagaaaatagacaactaaaaaaagaacttgGTATCGAGATTAAAGATGCAAATgag AACGGAAAGGTACCTCTTAAAATAACAGAAACCACTGCGGAAATAGAAGAACTTAGAAGCAGATTAGAATCTGAAAAGAAATCTCGGCaagatttagaaaaagaattggaATTGCAG ATTAGTATGAAATCCGAAATGGAAGTAGCTATGAAGTTGTTAGAGAAGGATATACATGAGAAGCAAGATACTATAATATCTTTAAGGCGACAGCTGGAGGATATCAAATTGATCAACTTGGAAATGTACAAAAAGCTGCag GAGTGCGAAGGCTCGCTTAAGCATAAGACAGAACTAATCACAAAACTGGAAGCTAAAACACTGTCGATGACTGAGACCATCCAAAAAATGGATGAGAA GTGTAAGGAGATGGATGGTGTCAGGTCGGGAGCGGAGGAGAGGGTGAGAATCCTGGGCGCCGAGGCCGCTGAACGGGAAGCACGGACGAATGGGGTCGAGAGGGAATTGCGACTCGAGCGCGAATGGAGAACCTCCTTGCAGGAAACATCGATCTCTAACACGGAGAAGATCTCTCAATTACATCAGGAGATCGATCAGTTGAAACGGGTGTCCGAG AGATACTTGACGCTGCAAGAGGAGTATTACGCGTTGAAGGAGGTATGCAGCGAGCAGGAACGAACTCTGGAGGAACTTGGGGGACAATTGAGCGCGGCCAAATTAGCGGCGGTCGAACTGCGCGAGGCCGCTGACAACGctcaacagcagcagcagtcgGCGCTGCAAGAGGGCTCGGTAACCTGGGCGAACGATCGCCTGGTCACCCAATGCAAAGGGTGCAACCGTGAGTTCAACATGACTCGTCGCAAG CACCATTGTCGCAATTGTGGGAATATTTTCTGTAACGCCTGCAGTGACAATACTACAGTCTTGCCGAATTCAGCGAAACCAGTGCGCGTTTGTGACGAATGTTACGTACTCCTGGTTAGTCGTGATTCGGTGATGCGTTAA
- the LOC126857570 gene encoding protein RUFY3-like isoform X4, protein MRQESLTGLKLRPPGDHGGVHHGGVMLEEDMAGAQDTIYLCNFRVSVDGEWLCLKELQDVEFSLQDSMRSPSPPLALSGINYHHDHDHHHHHQQQLSEQRKLRDIMPPSPPPLQHVSSLSRDPVIIERSNLVNISKLIVKELIETSLKYGRMLDSDHMPLQHFFIVLEHVLRHGLRPKKGLLGPKKELWDILQLVEKYCPEAQDITSSIRDLPTVRTAMGRARAWLRMALMQKKLADYLKVLIDHKDDILSEYFEPDALMMSEEAIVVMGLLVGLNVIDCNFCVKEEDLDCQQGVIDFSLYLRNSNHIPGESPDDELENDNMTTVLDQKNYIEELNRHLNATVTNLQAKVESLTTTNALMKEDLAIAKNNILSVQEENRQLKKELGIEIKDANENGKVPLKITETTAEIEELRSRLESEKKSRQDLEKELELQISMKSEMEVAMKLLEKDIHEKQDTIISLRRQLEDIKLINLEMYKKLQECEHELTQKGEMVSRLHAKTNQIGKILNNLEKYNHLMKDGENMRSPTTPGGISKSILNKTSPTSSRGCPPADNATARPTIDHQRSFDEQSSKASNDKLKQSRSTSEITTNNSTLEQVAKD, encoded by the exons ATGCGGCAGGAATCCCTGACCGGTCTTAAATTGCGACCACCGGGTGATCACGGTGGTGTACATCACGGCGGAGTCATGTTGGAGGAAGATATGGCTGGTGCTCAAGACACGATATATCTGTGCAATTTTCGTGTGTCAGTAGACGGCGAATGGCTCTGTCTAAAGGAGCTTCAGGATGTCGAGTTCTCGTTACAAGACTCGATGCGATCACCATCACCACCGCTCGCTCTTAGTGgtattaattatcatcatgATCatgatcatcatcatcatcatcagcaACAGCTTTCTGAACAACGAAAGCTTCGCGATATTATGCCACCAAGTCCACCGCCATTGCAGCACGTCTCCAGCTTGT CACGGGATCCGGTGATCATCGAGAGGAGTAATCTCGTTAACATTTCAAAACTAATTGTCAAGGAATTGATCGAAACGTCTTTGAAATATGGTCGTATGCTCGATTCTGATCACATGCCATTGCAACATTTTTTCATCGTCCTTGAACATGTGCTTAGGCATGGTTTACGGCCGAAGAAG GGTCTTCTCGGACCCAAGAAGGAGCTGTGGGATATTCTCCAGCTTGTAGAGAAATATTGTCCCGAAGCACAAGATATTACGTCCAGCATTCGTGATTTACCAACTGTTAG GACGGCTATGGGTAGGGCGCGTGCTTGGCTGCGTATGGCATTAATGCAAAAGAAATTAGCGGATTATCTGAAAGTTCTAATAGATCACAAAGATGATATTCTATCTGAATATTTTGAACCAGATGCTCTGATGATGAGCGAGGAGGCCATCGTAGTGATGGGTTTGTTAGTTGGATTAAATGTGATCGATTGCAATTTTTGCGTAAAG GAAGAAGACCTCGACTGTCAGCAAGGCGTAATCgacttttcattatatttgcgCAACAGTAATCATATACCTGGTGAATCGCCAGACGATGAACTCGAAAACGACAATATGACTACAGTGCtagatcaaaaaaattatatcgaagaGCTCAATCGacatttaaa CGCAACGGTAACGAATCTCCAAGCTAAAGTAGAATCTCTAACAACAACGAATGCTCTTATGAAAGAAGATCTCGCTATTGCtaagaataacattttatcagttcaagaagaaaatagacaactaaaaaaagaacttgGTATCGAGATTAAAGATGCAAATgag AACGGAAAGGTACCTCTTAAAATAACAGAAACCACTGCGGAAATAGAAGAACTTAGAAGCAGATTAGAATCTGAAAAGAAATCTCGGCaagatttagaaaaagaattggaATTGCAG ATTAGTATGAAATCCGAAATGGAAGTAGCTATGAAGTTGTTAGAGAAGGATATACATGAGAAGCAAGATACTATAATATCTTTAAGGCGACAGCTGGAGGATATCAAATTGATCAACTTGGAAATGTACAAAAAGCTGCag GAGTGTGAGCATGAGCTGACACAAAAAGGCGAGATGGTGAGCCGTCTTCACGCCAAGACCAATCAGATTGGCAAGATTCTTAACAACCTcgagaaatataatcatttgatGAAGGACGGCGAAAATATGCGAAGCCCTACCACTCCAGGTGGTATATCGAAATCTATTCTTAATAAGACTAGCCCCACTTCTTCGAGAGGGTGCCCACCAGCGGATAATGCGACCGCTCGGCCGACTATTGATCATCAACGTTCCTTTGACGAGCAGTCATCGAAAGCATCTAATGACAAATTAAAACAGAGTCGTTCTACCTCCGAGATAACCACGAATAATTCAACACTCGAGCAAGTTGCGAAAGACTAA